From Panicum hallii strain FIL2 chromosome 2, PHallii_v3.1, whole genome shotgun sequence, a single genomic window includes:
- the LOC112883480 gene encoding uncharacterized protein LOC112883480 — MSAAVCGKRAASFFEEQQHSPHAGTPPPSKRARFRAGGGSGSPSPPRARGGDPGLVAAIRVRFPSVSLEFIEKALEECGNDFDLATKYLLNLPAQSAKCDAAPGYQPPNGMTTEDQVPAEGILVDNEVAAPVDSVPWADNLPSSSIQWSEILVNEMLSASNTDDAKARASRVLEVFERAMTSRIGAEAHQSFQKENSIYKEQFEAAIRESTILKKAFAIQHERQKEQDERSQELQQLKQLVVQYQEQVRSLEVNNYALSMHLRQAQQGSSIPGHFHRDIF; from the exons ATGTCCGCGGCGGTGTGCGGGAAGCGGGCCGCCTCCTTCTTCGAGGAGCAGCAGCATTCCCCGCACGCGGGCACCCCTCCGCCCTCCAAGCGCGCCCGCTTccgtgccggcggcggcagcgggagCCCCTCGCCGCCACGGGCCCGCGGCGGCGACCCGGGACTTGTGGCCGCGATCCGCGTGAGGTTCCCCTCCGTGAGCCTCGAG TTTATTGAGAAGGCTCTGGAAGAGTGTGGAAACGATTTTGATTTAGCAACAAAGTACTTGCTTAATCTCCCTGCACAATCTGCCAAATGTGATGCAGCTCCTGGGTATCAACCTCCCAACGGGATGACTACTGAGGATCAAGTTCCTGCAGAAG GTATTTTGGTTGACAATGAGGTTGCTGCACCTGTAGATAGTGTTCCTTGGGCAGATAACCTTCCGTCAAGCAGCATTCAATGGTCTGAGATTCTTGTGAATGAGATGTTGAGTGCCTCTAACACGGATGATGCAAAGGCACGTGCTTCTAGAGTACTTGAGGTTTTTGAGAGGGCCATGACCTCTCGTATTGGTGCAGAAGCACATCAAAGTTTCCAGAAG GAAAATTCAATTTACAAGGAACAATTTGAAGCTGCTATTAGGGAGAGCACTATTCTGAAGAAAGCGTTTGCTATACAGCATGAGCGCCAAAAGGAGCAAGATGAGAGAAGCCAGGAGCTTCAGCAACTTAAGCAGTTGGTTGTTCAGTACCAGGAACAAGTTAGAAGCCTTGAG GTAAACAACTATGCCTTGTCCATGCACCTCAGGCAAGCGCAGCAAGGCAGCTCGATTCCAGGGCATTTCCACCGTGACATTTTCTGA
- the LOC112882496 gene encoding uncharacterized protein LOC112882496 → MPFLSPLGGDDADDFYFGYDAGYHRSSGAAGKSAKKEKEKEKEKKEKEKEKGFLSCFPCLIPCSPGAVEPTAHRRLLSSDSSDSDNAAAMNITADLARLRARYSRLAAGPPVRPRDVPALVARPDDPALAVSALSWLGGDLRPSCMLLALLPALFPSLPAHTRHALAAAARRLSAREAALDGEVAEYRSTYAMKLACEKTKDGVAETAAEEMCKMARAARRADKLRSRAVEVAVKEVLAPAQAREFLKAVEDVAGKVSRHGTRWHARAGTLTVPVEAFERVRANARAATDDAW, encoded by the exons ATGCCGTTCCTGAGTCCCCTGGGCGGCGACGACGCCGACGACTTCTACTTCGGCTACGACGCCGGGTACCACCGCAGCAGCGGCGCCGCGGGCAAGAGCGCcaagaaggagaaggagaaggagaaggagaagaaggagaaggagaaggagaagggcTTCCTCTCCTGCTTCCCCTGCTTGATCCCCTGCT CGCCCGGCGCCGTGGAGCCGACGGCGCACCGCCGCCTGCTGTCATCGGACTCCAGCGATAGCGACAACGCCGCCGCCATGAACATCACCGCCGACCTCGcccgcctccgcgcgcgctACTCCCGCCTGGCCGCCGGCCCGCCCGTCCGCCCCCGTGACGTCCCCGCCCTGGTGGCGCGCCCCGACGACCCGGCGCTGGCCGTGTCCGCGCTCTCCTGGCTCGGCGGGGACCTCCGCCCGTCCTGCATGCTCCTGGCCCTGCTGCCCGCGCTGTTTCCGTCCCTTCCTGCCCACACCCGccacgcgctcgccgccgcggcccgccgcctcaGCGCCCGCGAGGCCGcgctcgacggcgaggtcgccgaGTACCGATCCACCTACGCCATGAAGCTGGCGTGCGAGAAGACCAAGGACGGCGTCGCCGAGACGGCCGCCGAGGAGATGTGCAAGATGGCGCGCGCCGCCCGGCGGGCGGACAAGCTGCGGTCGCGCGCCGTGGAGGTCGCCGTCAAGGAGGTCCTCGCGCCGGCGCAGGCCAGGGAGTTCCTCAAGGCCGTCGAGGACGTGGCGGGCAAGGTGTCGCGGCACGGCACCCGGTGGCACGCGCGCGCCGGGACGCTCACGGTGCCTGTCGAGGCGTTCGAACGCGTGCGCGCCAACGCCAGGGCGGCTACGGACGATGCCTGGTGA